The genomic segment AACAACCGTTCCAGGTTGCTAGAGACCAGAATATCCATGGAGGGAGAACGGGTCTGGTGAAACTCCCGCCGCCGGTCGTAGACCCCGGTATTGATAAACTGGGCCACCACATCGTTACGGTTGGCCGCAGAAATCAGGCGGCAGATGGGCAAACCCATACACCGGGCGTAATAGGCAGCGAGAATATTCCCGAAGTTACCCGTGGGCACCACCACGTTGATGCTGTCCCCCAGGGAGATCCGCTGCTGGTGCACAAGTTCGAGATAGGCAGCAAAGTAATAGACGATCTGGGGGACCAAGCGTCCCCAATTGATGGAGTTGGCCGAAGAAAACCGCCGGTTCTGGGCCTGCAGTCTACTAATCATCTCCGGATCGGTGAAAATCTCCTTCACTCCCCGTTGGGCATCGTCAAAGTTGCCCTCCACTGCCACCACATAGGTGTTATTACCGGTCTGGGTCACCATCTGGTATTCCTGGATGGTACTGACACCCTTTGCCGGATAGAACACAACGATCCGGGTACGCTCCACATCCTCAAATCCCGCCAGGGCAGCCTTCCCCGTATCGCCGGAGGTGGCCACCAGGATCACCACTTCACCCGCGGCCCCCAGATGATCCATGGCGGTGGTAAGCAAATGGGGCAGAATCTGCAAGGCCAGATCCTTGAAGGCCAAGGTAGGGCCATGCCACAACTCTAGAAGGGAAAGCCCATCCCCCAGATACCCAAGGGGCGTGATCTTGTGGTGGGCAAATTTCCGGGGGTTATAGGCCCGCTGAAGACATCGGCGAAGATCCTCAGAAGAAAAGTCGCTGAGGAAGGGGCGAAGGACCCGCTCGGCCAACGCCCCGTATCCTGCTGAGAAAATGCTTGTAAGCTCCTCCAGGGGCAGCCGGGGAATTCCATCGGGGACGAACAAGCCGCCGTCCGCGGCGATCCCCTGCCAAATCACTTGGCTGCTGTTGGCCTCCGGTCTGCTACCCCGGGTACTATTGTACCTCATGGACAAACCTCACCCTCAATCCAAATGTTAAGAGATTCTAGGCTTTTGCCCCGGATTCCTTTTTGCCCCGCATAAGTTTTCGCGCTTCCGCAATGAGCAACGGGATCAAGGCTAGCCCTACAATTCTACCCAACTGCATCAAAGTCAAGGGCTCTAGTTTGAACAGGCTCCGCAGGGGCGGTACCAAGAATACCACCGCCATGAGACCCAAGCAGCCTACGGTAGACCAGAACAGGGTCTTATTGGAAAAGGGTGACATCGCAAAGACCGAGGTTCGCTCGGACCGCACCCCATGGGCCCGGAGCAACTCACTAATGATCAGGGTGGCAAAGGCCATACTCCGCCCTAGTTCCACGCTTTCCCGTTGGCCGATGTAAAAGGCAATCAGCGTCACGATCCCAATTGCCACCGCCTGGGAAACAATCCCAAAGGCCATCTTCCGGTCGATAATGGGTTCATCGGTGGGCCGGGGCGGCACGTCCATTACATCCCTCTCCCCCTGCTCCAGACCCAAGGCCAAGGCTGGGAAGGAGTCGGTAACCAGATTGACCCACAACAACTGCAGCGGCAACAGGGGAACGGGCCAACCTAACAGGATGGAGGCAAAGATGATTAAAACCTCACCCACGTTACAGGATAACAGGAAGTAGACAAACTTCCGGATGTTCCCGTAGATGATGCGCCCCTCTTCCACCGCGGCCACGATACTAGCGAAGTTGTCGTCCCGGAGGACCATGTCCGCGGTATTCTTGGCCACGTCGGTACCGGTGCGTCCCATCGCCACGCCGATGTGGGCCCGTTTGAGAGCCAAGGCATCATTGACACCATCCCCGGTCATAGCCACTACGTGGCCGTGGGCCCCTAGGGCCTCCACAATTCGCACCTTGTGATCCGGCGAAACCCGGGCATATACACTGACGGTTTTCACCACTTCTTTCAGCTCTTCATCGCTCATCTGTTCCAACTCATCGCCGGTGACCACTTCCCCGTCTTTTTGGACAATCCCCAGCTTCCTGCCAATGGCGTAGGCAGTGATTCGATGGTCCCCGGTGATCATCACAGGACGGATCCCCGCCCGTTTGCACCGGGCGATGGCCTCGAGGGCCTCTTGACGGGGCGGATCGATCATGCCCACCAGGCCCAAAAAGACCAGGTCCTTCTCCAGAGAGCTGCTTTCCAACGTGTCGGGCACCGCATCCAGTTCTTTGTAGGCCACCGCCAGCACCCTAAGGGCCTCACTAGCCATATGCATGTTGGCCTCTTGCACTTTTGTGGCCTCTTCTTCGGTCATGGAGCGGATCTCGTCCTCCACCTTAATCCGGTTACACCGAAGCAACAACTCGTCGGGGGCTCCCTTCACACAGAGCAGGTAACGGCCGTTACAAGCATGGATGGTGCTCATCAGTTTTCGGTCCGAATCGAAGGGCAGCTCCGTCACCCGCGGATAGGTCTGGCCCAACTCTTCCTCCTTGAGTCCCGCCCGGAGGGCCAAGGCCAAAAGAGCCGCCTCCGTAGGATCCCCCAGGATCATACCGGTACCGTTGGTAGTTTTCGCATCGTTACACAGGGCACCAGCTTTCAGCAAAAGCAGCAAATCCCCGTCGTCGGTCTGCAGCCGACCATTCTCCCCCACCTCCAGGAGGGTACCATCGACATAAACAGTGGTCGCAGTCATGCGGTTCTGGGTCAGGGTACCTGTTTTGTCCGAACAGATTACGGTGGTGGTCCCCAGGGTCTCCACCGCCAATAGCCGGCGTACAATCACATTTCG from the Bacillota bacterium genome contains:
- a CDS encoding threonine synthase, producing the protein MRYNSTRGSRPEANSSQVIWQGIAADGGLFVPDGIPRLPLEELTSIFSAGYGALAERVLRPFLSDFSSEDLRRCLQRAYNPRKFAHHKITPLGYLGDGLSLLELWHGPTLAFKDLALQILPHLLTTAMDHLGAAGEVVILVATSGDTGKAALAGFEDVERTRIVVFYPAKGVSTIQEYQMVTQTGNNTYVVAVEGNFDDAQRGVKEIFTDPEMISRLQAQNRRFSSANSINWGRLVPQIVYYFAAYLELVHQQRISLGDSINVVVPTGNFGNILAAYYARCMGLPICRLISAANRNDVVAQFINTGVYDRRREFHQTRSPSMDILVSSNLERLLYELTDRDHTLVKSWMQDLGEKGWYQVPEGVHKRIKSLFWAGSCDDEQTLKTIRSVYAQYDYVVDPHTAVALDVYGQYVQETKDSTPTVVASTASPLKFVESVALALFGAEEIQGLDEFALLGLLAERTGLVVPDSLRTLAQMPRRHERTCQPLEMPKVVLELLSH
- a CDS encoding cation-translocating P-type ATPase, whose translation is MHWHETSVEEALAKLQVDQHRGLSRKEAARRLVEHGPNELVKQKKKTVLSRFLEQFADFLILILLGASLVSFLLGEPVDAVVIFAIIVINAILGVAQELKADNALEALQKMTAPQASVLRDGEVERVLASELVPGDVVLLSAGDYVPADVRLLEANNLQVDESALTGESVPVLKDVEELGPETPLAERANLAYSGTVITNGRGRGLVVATGMKTEFGKIAGRLQVAKEEQTPLQIRLAQLGRWIGIIVLVVCAIVFVAAALRGDPLLDSFMTAISLAVAAIPEGLPAVVTIVLALGIKRMADRNVIVRRLLAVETLGTTTVICSDKTGTLTQNRMTATTVYVDGTLLEVGENGRLQTDDGDLLLLLKAGALCNDAKTTNGTGMILGDPTEAALLALALRAGLKEEELGQTYPRVTELPFDSDRKLMSTIHACNGRYLLCVKGAPDELLLRCNRIKVEDEIRSMTEEEATKVQEANMHMASEALRVLAVAYKELDAVPDTLESSSLEKDLVFLGLVGMIDPPRQEALEAIARCKRAGIRPVMITGDHRITAYAIGRKLGIVQKDGEVVTGDELEQMSDEELKEVVKTVSVYARVSPDHKVRIVEALGAHGHVVAMTGDGVNDALALKRAHIGVAMGRTGTDVAKNTADMVLRDDNFASIVAAVEEGRIIYGNIRKFVYFLLSCNVGEVLIIFASILLGWPVPLLPLQLLWVNLVTDSFPALALGLEQGERDVMDVPPRPTDEPIIDRKMAFGIVSQAVAIGIVTLIAFYIGQRESVELGRSMAFATLIISELLRAHGVRSERTSVFAMSPFSNKTLFWSTVGCLGLMAVVFLVPPLRSLFKLEPLTLMQLGRIVGLALIPLLIAEARKLMRGKKESGAKA